A single genomic interval of Deltaproteobacteria bacterium harbors:
- a CDS encoding carbohydrate kinase — MTDRRARVVCFGEALVDLFPASLDARGRPLAAVETFRRCVGGAPANVAVGLGRLGVRAALLSYVGRDAFGDFLRGALETDGVEVRGVESLPARTGITFVSWDAAGERSFLFYRHGSADALLDVGLVERHAELVAESAVVQLGTSTLVCDPAASATRRLLELCHAARTAIGLDLNLRLHLWPSRDAALEAARWLARQATVLKADAGEAFELTGERDPERAAQALLALGPRLVAVTCGDAGAVWASPAASGRAFAAPVVVKDSTGAGDGFCAGLLAALLEGASGADPAALCDQDAASLARAVQRGCWAGSLVCREVGAVSSAPRREELEELGRLAACGPIA, encoded by the coding sequence GTGACCGACCGGAGGGCCCGGGTCGTCTGCTTCGGCGAGGCCCTGGTCGACCTGTTCCCCGCTTCGCTCGACGCGCGGGGCCGACCGCTCGCCGCGGTGGAGACCTTCCGGCGCTGCGTGGGTGGGGCTCCGGCGAACGTGGCCGTAGGGCTCGGGCGGCTCGGAGTTCGCGCGGCGTTGCTGAGCTACGTCGGGCGCGACGCCTTCGGCGATTTCCTCCGCGGGGCGCTCGAGACGGACGGCGTGGAGGTGCGGGGCGTGGAGTCTCTGCCGGCGCGCACCGGGATCACCTTCGTGAGCTGGGACGCCGCGGGAGAGCGCAGCTTCCTCTTCTATCGCCACGGTAGCGCCGACGCGCTCCTCGACGTCGGACTCGTCGAGCGCCACGCAGAGCTCGTCGCGGAGAGCGCGGTCGTGCAGCTCGGGACGAGCACCCTCGTGTGCGATCCCGCCGCCTCCGCGACCCGGCGTCTCCTCGAGCTGTGTCACGCGGCGCGGACCGCGATCGGCCTGGACCTGAACCTGCGGCTGCACCTCTGGCCGTCGCGCGACGCGGCGCTCGAGGCCGCGCGGTGGCTCGCCCGCCAGGCGACGGTGCTCAAGGCGGACGCCGGCGAGGCGTTCGAGCTCACCGGCGAGCGTGACCCCGAGCGTGCGGCGCAGGCGCTCCTCGCGCTCGGGCCACGCCTCGTGGCGGTGACCTGCGGCGACGCGGGAGCGGTCTGGGCCTCGCCCGCGGCGAGCGGTCGGGCCTTCGCAGCGCCGGTGGTCGTGAAGGACAGCACCGGCGCGGGGGACGGGTTCTGCGCCGGTCTGCTGGCCGCGCTCCTCGAGGGTGCTTCCGGCGCGGACCCGGCCGCGCTCTGCGACCAGGACGCGGCGTCCCTCGCGCGGGCGGTGCAGCGCGGCTGCTGGGCGGGGAGCCTCGTCTGTCGCGAGGTCGGCGCCGTGAGCTCCGCCCCGCGCCGCGAAGAGCTCGAGGAGCTCGGGCGGCTTGCAGCGTGCGGTCCGATCGCCTAG
- a CDS encoding endonuclease/exonuclease/phosphatase family protein, producing the protein MRRVWLLGVLALGMGCGTGSPRREPRVPRPGLPTLTVMTYNVNFGLAGDPAALEAIAGTHADVVFLQETTPAWEAALRQRLSRRFPEQRYRHSAGAGGLAVLSRHPIRHDRYIPSPLGWFPAWRVVLETPVGPLQVLQLHLRPPVSDGGSWVSGYFTTRDFRARELRHFASYLAPELPTLAVGDFNEGHDGRAVRALRGTGLQSALAEFAPSATTWHWPTALGELRFTLDHILYSRDLDALDARVLSAGRSDHYPVVAVFQRAPSAQSPAPRPLGPLATAGISR; encoded by the coding sequence ATGCGGCGAGTCTGGCTGCTCGGGGTTCTTGCGCTGGGGATGGGCTGTGGCACCGGGTCGCCCCGCCGCGAGCCCCGCGTCCCTCGCCCGGGGCTGCCCACGCTCACGGTGATGACCTACAACGTGAACTTCGGCCTCGCGGGGGACCCCGCCGCCCTCGAGGCCATCGCCGGGACGCACGCCGACGTGGTCTTCCTGCAGGAGACGACGCCCGCCTGGGAGGCCGCCCTCCGGCAGCGCCTCTCCCGGCGCTTTCCCGAGCAACGCTACCGTCACAGCGCGGGGGCCGGCGGGCTCGCAGTCCTCTCCCGGCATCCGATCCGGCACGACCGCTACATCCCCTCCCCCCTCGGGTGGTTTCCAGCCTGGCGCGTGGTGCTCGAGACGCCCGTGGGCCCGCTCCAGGTGCTCCAGCTCCACCTGAGGCCGCCGGTCAGCGACGGCGGAAGCTGGGTCAGCGGGTACTTCACCACGCGCGATTTCCGGGCGCGGGAGCTGCGGCACTTCGCAAGCTACCTCGCCCCCGAGCTGCCCACCCTCGCCGTCGGGGATTTCAACGAGGGGCACGACGGCCGGGCGGTCCGCGCGCTGCGAGGCACGGGCCTCCAGAGCGCGCTCGCCGAGTTCGCCCCCTCGGCCACCACGTGGCACTGGCCGACGGCGCTCGGGGAGCTGCGCTTCACACTGGACCACATTCTGTATAGCCGGGACCTCGACGCGCTGGACGCCCGCGTGCTTTCGGCCGGCCGCTCCGACCACTACCCGGTGGTGGCCGTCTTCCAGCGGGCGCCGAGCGCGCAGAGCCCGGCCCCCCGGCCCCTCGGCCCCCTTGCAACGGCCGGGATTTCCAGGTAG
- a CDS encoding TldE/PmbA family protein, translating into MQTYFYALAEALEGMLTGGEVFTATFHAETSDFVRFNRGKVRQAGQVAQAFLRVQLVDGRRQAVAELGLSGDAATDRARLGRELARLRGYLPELPEDPHLLYATEVRSSERTVGGELPSREELLGAMAMAAGERDLVGIYAAGPIYVGFANSLGQRNWHATSSFNLDWSFYRDGDKAVKCGYAGFHFDRSVLERKVHNAARELEALGRPAKTIPPGQYRVYLAPAALAEVLALVGWGGFGLKAHRTKQTPLLQLVEGGATLHRGITLYEHAAAGVAPSFDAAGYLKPDRLTLIDGGTYRECLVSARSAKEYGVPPTGASGEESPESLELLPGTVGPDQVLSRLERGVLVGNLWYLNFSDRMRCRITGMTRFATFWVEGGEIVAPLNVMRFDETIYRALGTQLLGLTSQAELLLDADTYSRRSTRSARVPGALIDDFTFTL; encoded by the coding sequence ATGCAGACCTACTTCTACGCCCTGGCCGAGGCGCTCGAGGGGATGCTGACCGGCGGCGAGGTCTTCACCGCCACCTTTCACGCCGAGACCTCGGACTTCGTGCGCTTCAACCGCGGCAAGGTGCGGCAGGCGGGACAGGTGGCGCAGGCCTTCCTCCGGGTGCAGCTCGTCGACGGGCGGCGCCAGGCGGTGGCCGAGCTCGGGCTGTCGGGGGACGCGGCGACCGACCGCGCGCGCCTCGGCCGGGAGCTCGCGCGGCTGCGGGGATACCTCCCCGAGCTGCCGGAGGACCCGCACCTGCTCTACGCCACCGAGGTGCGGAGCAGCGAACGGACGGTGGGCGGGGAGCTGCCGTCGCGCGAGGAGCTGCTCGGGGCGATGGCCATGGCGGCCGGGGAGCGCGACCTGGTGGGGATCTACGCGGCGGGGCCGATCTACGTCGGGTTCGCGAACAGCCTCGGGCAGCGCAACTGGCACGCCACCAGTAGCTTCAACCTGGACTGGAGCTTCTACCGGGACGGGGACAAGGCGGTGAAGTGCGGCTACGCCGGCTTCCATTTCGATCGGAGCGTTCTAGAACGAAAGGTCCATAATGCGGCGCGGGAGCTCGAGGCGCTCGGCCGGCCGGCGAAGACCATCCCTCCGGGGCAATACCGCGTCTACCTGGCCCCGGCGGCGCTCGCCGAGGTGCTGGCGCTGGTCGGCTGGGGCGGGTTCGGGCTGAAGGCCCATCGGACGAAGCAGACCCCGCTCCTGCAGCTCGTGGAGGGGGGCGCGACGCTGCACCGCGGGATCACGCTCTACGAGCACGCCGCGGCGGGGGTCGCCCCTTCGTTCGACGCCGCGGGTTACCTGAAACCCGACCGGTTGACCCTGATCGACGGAGGCACCTACCGCGAGTGCCTGGTCTCGGCCCGCTCGGCCAAGGAGTACGGCGTGCCTCCGACGGGCGCCTCGGGCGAGGAGTCCCCCGAGTCGCTCGAGCTCCTGCCGGGGACGGTGGGCCCGGACCAGGTGCTCTCGCGGCTCGAGCGCGGGGTGCTGGTCGGGAACCTCTGGTACCTGAACTTCTCCGACCGCATGCGTTGCCGCATCACGGGTATGACGCGCTTCGCGACCTTCTGGGTCGAGGGGGGCGAGATCGTCGCGCCGCTGAACGTGATGCGCTTCGACGAGACGATCTACCGCGCGCTCGGGACCCAGCTCCTCGGTCTGACGAGCCAGGCCGAGCTCCTGCTCGACGCGGACACCTATAGCCGACGCTCCACGCGCTCGGCGCGCGTGCCCGGGGCGCTGATCGACGACTTCACCTTCACGCTGTAG
- a CDS encoding VOC family protein, translating into MAPGPRHVLTILAVADLARARAFYRAALGWAESVVTPVYVELEVPGGMRFGLYQREGFGRNVGRLPARVPEGELAPTEIYLYAEDMEAALLRVRAAGAEELSPLAERPWGDEAAYFADPDGNVLVLARPARPA; encoded by the coding sequence ATGGCGCCGGGACCGAGACACGTCCTGACCATCCTCGCCGTCGCGGACCTCGCGCGGGCGCGGGCCTTCTATCGCGCGGCCCTGGGCTGGGCGGAGAGCGTCGTCACGCCCGTCTACGTGGAGCTCGAGGTTCCGGGCGGGATGCGCTTCGGCCTCTACCAGCGGGAGGGCTTCGGCCGCAACGTGGGCCGGCTCCCGGCGCGCGTCCCCGAGGGGGAGCTCGCCCCGACGGAGATCTACCTCTATGCGGAGGATATGGAGGCCGCCCTGCTTCGCGTCCGAGCCGCGGGGGCCGAGGAGCTCAGCCCGCTCGCCGAGCGCCCCTGGGGGGACGAGGCCGCCTATTTCGCCGACCCGGACGGCAACGTCCTCGTGCTGGCCCGCCCTGCCCGACCGGCCTGA
- a CDS encoding HAD family hydrolase has product MQVGAFFDLDLTLLSVNSGALWFRRERRLGRLSRAQYARAVVYLLLYRANLLNMDEAMREALATIRGQSEETLRRLTEQWYEEEVAAHFAPGGVRAVEAHRRHGHRLVLLTSASSYEAELAAEQLGMDGWLSSTYEVRDGCFTGEPMFPICYGEGKVRHAERYAEEHGVDLARSYFYSDSASDLPMLRRVGEPRVVNPDVRLKWHARRKGWPILDWS; this is encoded by the coding sequence ATGCAAGTCGGGGCCTTCTTTGATCTGGACCTCACGTTGCTCTCAGTGAACAGCGGCGCGCTCTGGTTCCGGCGCGAGCGACGCCTGGGCCGGCTCAGTCGCGCGCAGTACGCGCGGGCCGTGGTCTACCTGCTCCTCTACCGCGCGAACCTGCTGAACATGGACGAGGCGATGCGCGAGGCGCTGGCGACGATTCGCGGGCAGAGCGAGGAGACGCTGCGACGGCTGACCGAGCAGTGGTACGAGGAGGAGGTGGCCGCCCACTTCGCCCCGGGCGGCGTACGCGCCGTCGAGGCCCATCGGCGACACGGTCATCGGTTGGTCCTCCTGACCTCGGCCTCGTCGTACGAAGCGGAGCTGGCCGCGGAGCAGCTCGGCATGGACGGCTGGCTCTCCAGCACCTACGAGGTGCGCGACGGCTGCTTCACCGGCGAGCCGATGTTTCCCATCTGCTACGGCGAGGGCAAGGTCCGGCACGCCGAGCGCTACGCCGAGGAGCACGGCGTCGATCTCGCGCGAAGCTACTTCTACAGCGACAGCGCGAGCGACCTGCCGATGCTGCGGCGCGTGGGGGAGCCGCGCGTGGTGAACCCCGACGTGCGCCTCAAGTGGCACGCCCGGCGCAAAGGTTGGCCGATCCTCGACTGGTCGTGA
- a CDS encoding metal-dependent hydrolase, with amino-acid sequence MDLRGAKITWLGHSTVLVTTPEGKKVLVDPWLATNPKCPAAYHGLVPDGVLVTHGHNDHVGELLSMHGRCEGPIVGIYDLTSWLARKGVAESKLVGMNKGGTVELAQLKIAVSMTDAKHSSTYTEADGTMVPLGEPAGYVIRLSNDLRIYVSGDTCCFGDMAIIAELWRPELAILPIGDHFTMDPKGAALACKLLKVKAVMPYHYGTFPMLTGTPAALRAALREGNILPESAVLAVEPGQSVG; translated from the coding sequence ATGGACCTGAGAGGCGCGAAGATCACCTGGCTCGGACATTCCACGGTCCTCGTCACCACCCCCGAAGGGAAGAAGGTGCTCGTGGACCCCTGGCTGGCCACGAACCCGAAGTGCCCGGCCGCCTACCACGGCCTCGTTCCCGACGGAGTGCTGGTCACGCACGGCCACAACGATCACGTCGGGGAGCTGCTCTCCATGCACGGGCGCTGCGAGGGGCCGATCGTGGGCATCTACGACCTGACCTCGTGGCTGGCCCGCAAGGGCGTGGCCGAGAGCAAGCTGGTCGGGATGAACAAGGGGGGCACCGTCGAGCTCGCGCAGCTCAAGATCGCCGTGAGCATGACCGACGCGAAGCACTCCTCCACCTATACCGAGGCCGACGGCACGATGGTGCCGCTCGGGGAGCCCGCGGGGTACGTGATCCGGCTCTCCAACGACCTCCGGATCTACGTCTCGGGGGACACCTGCTGCTTCGGCGACATGGCGATCATCGCCGAGCTCTGGCGGCCGGAGCTGGCCATCCTGCCCATCGGGGATCACTTCACGATGGACCCGAAGGGGGCGGCGCTGGCCTGCAAGCTCCTCAAGGTCAAGGCCGTGATGCCGTACCACTACGGCACCTTCCCCATGCTCACCGGAACGCCGGCCGCGCTCAGGGCCGCGCTGCGCGAGGGGAACATTCTGCCGGAGAGCGCGGTCCTGGCGGTGGAGCCGGGTCAGAGCGTCGGCTAG
- a CDS encoding methyltransferase domain-containing protein produces MRVLSEEISAALPSAGQTWWDEGFTQLLVRSVPSDTRHLVEMDCGLARAGHLLLPYLPSATYVGVESDAERLAQAQQLLVGASFASRVSLRLGKAEELPLPDGMCDVVLSIMDLQQHPDVPAVLKEARRVLRTGGRIVAVAPDNLGQRFYFDGVLEEVSDVVHRLCLRARAACQPVDLAVGPRMPGLLQAAGLLSVSMTAHAIHSSRSEDAKTFFNRLRRVCQGVVEHAGLPPELEELQICEAAITRAQFAGLPKRVGFSAHVVPAFCVVGINP; encoded by the coding sequence ATGAGGGTGCTCAGCGAGGAGATCTCTGCCGCTCTACCGAGCGCAGGGCAAACGTGGTGGGACGAGGGGTTCACGCAGCTCCTGGTGCGCTCGGTCCCGTCGGACACGCGCCACCTGGTCGAGATGGACTGCGGCCTCGCCCGGGCCGGACACCTCCTTTTGCCGTACCTCCCGTCGGCGACCTACGTGGGGGTCGAGAGCGACGCGGAGCGCCTGGCGCAGGCGCAGCAGCTGCTCGTCGGGGCCAGCTTCGCGAGCCGGGTGAGCCTGCGGCTCGGCAAGGCTGAGGAGCTGCCGCTTCCCGACGGGATGTGCGACGTGGTCCTGAGCATCATGGACCTACAGCAGCACCCCGACGTGCCGGCCGTGCTCAAGGAGGCGCGACGCGTGCTCCGCACCGGAGGCCGCATCGTGGCCGTGGCCCCCGACAACCTCGGCCAGCGCTTCTACTTCGACGGCGTGCTCGAGGAGGTCAGCGACGTGGTGCACCGCCTCTGCCTGCGCGCCCGGGCCGCGTGCCAGCCGGTCGACCTGGCCGTGGGCCCGCGGATGCCGGGCCTCCTGCAGGCGGCGGGGCTGCTGAGCGTGAGCATGACCGCGCACGCCATCCACAGCAGCCGGTCCGAGGACGCGAAGACCTTCTTCAACCGCCTCCGCCGAGTCTGCCAGGGGGTGGTGGAGCACGCCGGGCTCCCCCCGGAGCTCGAGGAGCTCCAGATCTGCGAGGCGGCCATCACGCGGGCGCAGTTCGCCGGCCTGCCGAAGCGGGTCGGCTTCTCGGCCCACGTGGTCCCCGCGTTCTGCGTGGTAGGGATCAATCCCTGA
- a CDS encoding 8-oxo-dGTP diphosphatase translates to MPYTPIVATLGYVLSPDASQVLMIHRNARSDDAHYGKYNGLGGKLHRDEDVVAGMRRELEEEAGIRAEVLRLAGTVNWPGFGPRGEDWLGFIFRVERFAGTVRASNPEGSLSWVPVDRVLELPLWEGDRHFVPLVFAEPLRPFHGVMPYADGKPTGWSVSFLD, encoded by the coding sequence ATGCCCTACACGCCGATCGTCGCCACCCTGGGCTACGTGCTCAGCCCCGACGCGAGCCAGGTCCTGATGATCCACCGGAACGCCCGCTCCGACGACGCGCACTACGGCAAGTACAACGGCCTCGGCGGCAAGCTCCACCGGGACGAGGACGTGGTGGCCGGGATGCGGCGCGAGCTCGAGGAGGAGGCGGGGATCCGGGCCGAGGTCCTGCGCCTCGCCGGGACGGTCAACTGGCCCGGCTTCGGCCCCCGGGGCGAGGACTGGCTGGGCTTCATCTTCCGGGTGGAGCGCTTCGCCGGGACGGTGCGCGCCAGCAACCCGGAGGGCTCGCTGAGCTGGGTGCCGGTGGATCGGGTGCTCGAGCTCCCGCTCTGGGAGGGGGACCGCCACTTCGTCCCGCTGGTCTTCGCCGAGCCGCTCCGGCCCTTTCACGGGGTGATGCCCTATGCCGACGGGAAGCCGACCGGATGGTCGGTGAGCTTCCTCGACTGA
- a CDS encoding NCS2 family permease, whose product MLERLFGIRAAGSTVGTELSAGLTTFLTLSYILIVNPQILSAAGMPFDGVLFATCAASGAATLIMGLWARLPVALAPGMGLNAFFALVVVPMLVKAGHSPDRAWQTALGAVFLSGVIFLVLSLFRGRELLFGAIPATLKLAIGGGIGLFISLIGFENGALVRAHPATLVTLGDLHSAPALLTLLGLLVNAVLLARGVRGAVLFGMLAVTAVAILVGQATLPTSWVALPAPSGTFLKLDIAGAFRFGLLNAILAFTFVDIFDTVGTLIGVSRQGRLLDAEGKLPRLSQALLADAIGTILGALCGTSTITSYLESAAGIAAGGRTGLTAVTVAFLFFAALLFSPVFRAVPKSATAPVLILVGALMLSHLRHLEWDDLTEVIPAFLTITGIVFAFSIAEGLAFGFLSYALIKLFAGRAREVSGLCWVMAALFAARYLLVAR is encoded by the coding sequence TTGCTCGAACGACTCTTCGGCATCCGCGCGGCGGGCAGCACGGTGGGCACCGAGCTCTCCGCCGGCCTGACGACCTTCCTGACCCTCTCGTACATCTTGATCGTCAACCCGCAGATCCTCTCGGCGGCGGGGATGCCCTTCGACGGGGTCCTCTTCGCCACCTGCGCGGCCAGCGGTGCGGCCACCCTCATCATGGGCCTCTGGGCCCGCCTGCCGGTGGCGCTCGCCCCCGGGATGGGGCTCAACGCCTTCTTCGCGCTCGTGGTCGTGCCCATGCTGGTCAAGGCCGGCCACAGCCCCGACCGCGCCTGGCAGACGGCCCTGGGCGCGGTCTTCCTCTCGGGCGTCATCTTCCTCGTCCTGTCGCTCTTTCGGGGGCGCGAGCTCCTCTTCGGGGCTATTCCGGCCACCCTGAAGCTGGCCATCGGGGGAGGGATCGGGCTCTTCATCTCGCTCATCGGCTTCGAGAACGGCGCGCTCGTGCGAGCCCACCCGGCGACGCTCGTCACGCTCGGCGACCTGCACAGCGCCCCCGCGCTGCTCACGCTCCTCGGCCTGCTCGTGAACGCCGTGCTCCTCGCTCGGGGGGTGCGCGGGGCGGTGCTCTTCGGCATGCTGGCCGTCACGGCAGTGGCAATCCTCGTCGGACAGGCCACGCTCCCGACCAGCTGGGTCGCCCTTCCCGCCCCCAGCGGCACCTTCCTCAAGCTGGACATCGCCGGCGCCTTCCGTTTCGGGCTGCTGAACGCGATCCTGGCCTTCACCTTCGTGGACATCTTCGACACGGTGGGAACCCTCATCGGCGTCTCGCGGCAGGGACGGCTCCTCGACGCGGAAGGGAAGCTCCCCCGGCTCTCGCAGGCGCTCCTCGCCGACGCGATCGGCACCATCCTCGGCGCGCTCTGCGGCACGAGCACCATCACCTCGTATCTCGAGAGCGCCGCCGGTATCGCGGCCGGGGGACGCACGGGGCTGACCGCGGTCACGGTGGCGTTCCTCTTCTTCGCGGCCCTCCTCTTCTCGCCGGTCTTCCGCGCCGTGCCCAAGTCGGCGACCGCCCCGGTGCTGATCCTCGTCGGGGCGCTGATGCTCTCGCACCTGCGCCACCTCGAATGGGACGACCTGACGGAGGTCATCCCCGCCTTCCTCACCATCACGGGGATCGTCTTCGCCTTCAGCATCGCCGAGGGGCTGGCCTTCGGGTTTCTCAGCTACGCGCTGATCAAGCTCTTCGCCGGCCGCGCCCGCGAGGTGTCGGGGCTCTGCTGGGTGATGGCGGCTCTCTTTGCGGCGCGCTACCTGCTCGTGGCGCGCTAG
- a CDS encoding alpha/beta hydrolase, whose protein sequence is MTTTDLSAPPEELTLQIPGLRLAGLAWGPSDGERVIALHGWLDNAASFARLAPLLPGVRLVALDLPGHGLSDHRGPGGAYHLVDWVADVTDAADALGWTRFSLLGHSMGASVACTLAGALPDRVRRLALVEGLGPLTTEPEEAPVQLRRSLEERRRWLDRPPRPYPSLEAAITARQHPLHSTLTEPSARLLAERATRVTSDGIVWGHDPRLRITSSLRMTEAHALCFLGAITCPTLLIVAEQGWPFDESVFRRRAEQVRHLELLRVPGSHHVHLDRPEAVAEPLQRFFAARVDGPPGAE, encoded by the coding sequence ATGACGACCACCGACCTTTCGGCCCCGCCCGAAGAGCTGACGCTCCAGATCCCCGGACTCCGTCTCGCGGGACTCGCGTGGGGTCCGAGCGACGGCGAACGCGTGATCGCGCTCCACGGCTGGCTGGACAACGCCGCCAGCTTCGCCCGCCTCGCGCCGCTCCTCCCCGGAGTGCGCCTCGTGGCCCTCGACCTGCCGGGGCACGGCCTGTCGGATCATCGCGGACCCGGAGGGGCGTACCACCTCGTGGACTGGGTCGCGGACGTGACCGATGCCGCCGACGCCCTCGGCTGGACCCGCTTCTCCCTGCTCGGGCATTCGATGGGCGCCTCGGTGGCCTGCACGCTCGCCGGGGCCCTCCCCGACCGCGTGCGCCGCCTAGCCCTCGTCGAGGGCCTCGGACCGCTCACCACCGAACCCGAGGAGGCCCCGGTGCAGCTTCGACGCTCTCTCGAGGAGCGCAGGCGCTGGCTCGACCGGCCGCCGCGCCCCTACCCGAGCCTCGAGGCCGCCATCACCGCGCGGCAGCACCCGCTGCATTCGACCCTCACCGAGCCGAGCGCGCGCCTGCTCGCGGAGCGAGCCACCCGCGTCACCTCCGACGGCATCGTCTGGGGGCACGATCCGCGTCTGCGGATCACCTCGTCGCTGCGCATGACCGAGGCCCACGCGCTCTGCTTTCTCGGCGCGATCACCTGCCCCACGCTGCTCATCGTGGCCGAACAGGGCTGGCCCTTCGACGAATCGGTCTTTCGACGCCGCGCGGAGCAGGTGCGGCACCTCGAGCTCCTCCGCGTGCCCGGCAGCCATCACGTGCACCTCGACCGCCCCGAGGCCGTGGCGGAGCCGCTCCAGCGCTTCTTCGCCGCGCGCGTGGATGGGCCGCCCGGGGCGGAGTAG
- a CDS encoding TldD/PmbA family protein, with protein MHNELEGRFREVLPAADFCSLRYLEQDDEVIGVRQGVVQPVTTGHEAGAMITVVRRGGLGYAATSDLSTSGLRRAVEQAADWADRTASRAVTDFSRVPYPAPRGSYASPVERAFADVPLREKLDLLRETCDALQIDERIVDSSATLWVTTVRSLYLTSHGGRVEQQYAYLAPMLQAVANQGTETQSRTLFGRAACEQGGFELLGRLAFAESATGVAEEAIALLSAPNCPTGTFDLLLAPDQMILQIHESIGHPIELDRILGDERNYAGTSFVTLDMFGSYQYGSPLLNVTYDPTVYGELASFGFDDEGTAAERAFVIQDGLLLRPLGGITSQTRAGLAGVACTRAASWNRPPVDRIGNLNLEPGDATFGSLLQRVERGVYMSTNCSWSIDDSRNKFQFGCEQGRLIEDGRLTRVVKNPNYRGISATFWRSLVGVGDRETVETLGSPWCGKAEPNQVIRVGHASPACLFTGVEVFGGAG; from the coding sequence ATGCACAACGAGCTCGAAGGACGTTTTCGCGAGGTGCTGCCGGCGGCAGACTTCTGTTCGCTGCGCTACCTGGAGCAGGACGACGAGGTGATCGGCGTGCGCCAGGGGGTCGTGCAGCCGGTGACCACCGGGCACGAGGCCGGCGCGATGATCACCGTGGTGCGCCGAGGAGGACTCGGCTACGCGGCCACGAGCGACCTCTCGACGAGTGGTCTGCGTCGCGCGGTGGAGCAGGCCGCGGACTGGGCCGACCGCACCGCTTCACGCGCCGTGACCGACTTCTCGCGCGTGCCGTACCCCGCCCCGCGCGGCAGCTACGCGAGCCCCGTCGAGCGCGCCTTCGCCGACGTGCCGCTGCGGGAGAAGCTCGACCTCCTGCGCGAGACCTGTGATGCGCTTCAGATCGACGAGCGCATCGTCGACTCCAGCGCCACTCTCTGGGTCACGACGGTGCGGTCGCTCTACCTGACCAGCCACGGCGGGCGGGTCGAGCAGCAGTACGCGTACCTCGCGCCGATGCTCCAGGCCGTGGCGAACCAGGGGACCGAGACGCAGAGCCGCACCCTCTTCGGGCGTGCCGCGTGCGAACAGGGCGGCTTCGAACTCCTCGGGCGGCTCGCGTTCGCGGAGTCGGCCACCGGCGTGGCGGAGGAGGCGATCGCGCTTCTCTCCGCGCCGAACTGCCCGACGGGAACCTTCGACCTCCTGCTCGCCCCCGACCAGATGATCCTCCAGATCCACGAATCCATCGGCCATCCGATCGAGCTCGACCGCATCCTGGGCGACGAGCGGAACTATGCCGGGACCAGCTTCGTGACCCTCGACATGTTCGGCAGCTACCAGTACGGCTCGCCGCTGCTCAACGTGACCTACGACCCCACGGTGTACGGGGAGCTTGCGAGCTTCGGCTTCGACGACGAGGGGACGGCGGCGGAGCGAGCGTTCGTGATCCAGGACGGCCTCCTGCTGCGTCCCCTCGGCGGGATCACCTCGCAGACGCGCGCGGGGCTCGCCGGGGTGGCGTGCACGCGCGCCGCGAGCTGGAACCGGCCCCCGGTGGATCGGATCGGCAACCTGAACCTGGAACCCGGGGACGCGACCTTCGGGAGCCTGCTCCAGCGCGTGGAGCGCGGGGTCTACATGTCCACCAACTGCTCCTGGTCCATCGACGACTCGCGTAACAAGTTCCAGTTCGGGTGCGAGCAGGGGCGCCTGATCGAGGACGGTAGGCTCACCCGAGTGGTCAAGAACCCGAACTACCGGGGCATCTCGGCCACCTTCTGGCGCAGCCTGGTCGGCGTGGGAGATCGCGAGACGGTGGAGACCCTCGGCTCTCCGTGGTGCGGCAAGGCGGAGCCGAACCAGGTCATCCGCGTGGGACATGCCTCGCCGGCCTGCCTCTTCACCGGCGTCGAGGTCTTCGGAGGAGCGGGCTAG